One Paraburkholderia kururiensis DNA window includes the following coding sequences:
- the gspI gene encoding type II secretion system minor pseudopilin GspI: MIEVLVALAIIAVALAASLRAVGSLAAGEADLHRRLLAGWSADNALAQLHLAHAWPEVGEQSFDCSQGNLQLLCTERVSATPNPVFRRVEVSVTMPGRDGNLAQMVTVVANETSRPL, encoded by the coding sequence ATGATCGAAGTGCTGGTCGCACTTGCCATCATCGCGGTGGCGCTTGCGGCGTCGCTGCGGGCCGTGGGCAGTCTTGCGGCCGGCGAGGCCGACCTGCATCGGCGCCTCCTGGCCGGCTGGAGCGCGGACAACGCGCTCGCTCAACTGCACCTCGCGCACGCGTGGCCGGAGGTGGGCGAGCAGAGCTTCGATTGCTCGCAGGGCAATCTGCAACTGCTCTGCACCGAACGTGTGAGCGCGACGCCGAATCCGGTGTTTCGGCGCGTGGAAGTATCGGTGACGATGCCCGGGCGCGACGGCAATCTCGCGCAGATGGTGACGGTGGTTGCGAATGAAACCAGCCGGCCGTTGTGA
- a CDS encoding PulJ/GspJ family protein — protein sequence MLREAREAHAGPHASQHGARRAASRASRRTARGFTLIELLVAIAILAVIAVLSWRGLDQIIRGRQIVTSSMEDERVFAQLFDQMRIDARLAASDDETGEAAVSVSGGALQIVRSFAVAPGNAPRLQVVRYRIAAGRVIRYASPPLANVGELRRALRGSETDEWSAVPLMGGVGAINARLFVPKVGWTTQMKDVQSAITENDNNLKVPQLGNAPLPRSVTGLEVSIGAASLQRPVTRVFLVGE from the coding sequence ATGTTGCGCGAGGCACGCGAGGCGCACGCCGGCCCGCATGCTTCGCAGCACGGCGCGCGTCGTGCTGCATCGCGCGCTTCACGGCGCACCGCGCGCGGCTTCACGCTCATCGAGCTGCTGGTCGCCATCGCCATACTTGCGGTCATTGCGGTGCTGTCGTGGCGCGGGCTGGATCAGATCATCCGCGGCCGTCAGATCGTGACGAGTTCGATGGAAGACGAGCGCGTGTTCGCGCAATTGTTCGACCAGATGCGCATTGACGCCCGGCTCGCTGCTTCGGATGACGAAACGGGCGAAGCCGCGGTCTCCGTGAGCGGCGGCGCACTGCAGATCGTGCGCAGTTTCGCGGTGGCGCCGGGCAACGCGCCGCGGCTGCAAGTGGTGCGCTATCGCATTGCCGCCGGTCGCGTGATTCGTTATGCGTCGCCGCCGCTCGCGAACGTGGGCGAACTGCGGCGCGCGCTGCGCGGCAGCGAAACCGACGAGTGGAGCGCCGTGCCGCTGATGGGCGGCGTGGGCGCCATCAATGCGCGGCTCTTCGTGCCGAAGGTGGGCTGGACGACGCAGATGAAAGACGTGCAAAGCGCGATCACCGAGAACGACAACAACCTCAAGGTGCCGCAGCTCGGCAATGCGCCGCTGCCGCGCTCGGTGACGGGGCTCGAGGTGAGCATCGGCGCGGCGTCGCTGCAGCGGCCCGTGACGCGCGTGTTTCTGGTGGGAGAGTGA
- the gspK gene encoding type II secretion system minor pseudopilin GspK: MRALHSRHRVRGRRQRGAAIISALLVVALSAILVSGMLWRQQVQVRRIENQRLLAQAQWVARGATDWTRLILRSEADTSAGVTYLGGVWGVPIAKTRLSDFLGQIGDAGAQQGASTYLSGSIEDAQARFNLRDLVSTATPGALQLDVQQIQSFQRLLQILGLNGQLAKAVALQMRAGLAHSATRFQTQTAPGSTTGQSSTQQLQNLAAGGATGGTNFSNNPGLEDSNDNSAVAPLLMTSVDSLLDVPGFSHDIVERLRPFVTVLPTMTPVNMNTAPAEVIAAVVPGMNLSSAQAFVARRQTVFFHNVGDVQLALRGAGVEQTAVDPNQFDVNTSYFLVHGRVQHQRAELDRTTLIWRDPLTHTTRIVWIRDQL; this comes from the coding sequence ATGCGCGCGCTCCACTCTCGTCATCGTGTTCGGGGTCGTCGGCAGCGCGGGGCGGCGATCATCAGCGCGCTGCTGGTGGTCGCGCTCTCGGCGATTCTGGTTTCCGGCATGTTGTGGCGGCAGCAGGTGCAGGTGCGTCGCATCGAAAACCAGCGCCTGCTCGCGCAGGCGCAGTGGGTGGCGCGCGGCGCGACGGACTGGACACGGCTGATATTGCGTTCCGAAGCCGATACATCCGCGGGCGTGACGTACCTGGGCGGCGTCTGGGGCGTGCCCATTGCGAAGACGCGACTGTCGGACTTCCTCGGCCAGATCGGCGATGCGGGCGCGCAGCAGGGGGCGTCCACGTATCTGTCGGGATCGATCGAAGATGCGCAGGCGCGCTTCAATCTGCGCGACCTCGTTTCCACGGCGACGCCCGGCGCGCTGCAACTCGACGTCCAGCAGATCCAGTCGTTCCAGCGGCTGCTGCAGATACTCGGCCTCAACGGGCAACTGGCGAAGGCGGTGGCGCTGCAGATGCGCGCGGGTCTCGCGCATTCGGCCACGCGCTTCCAGACGCAGACCGCGCCCGGCAGCACCACGGGACAATCGTCCACGCAGCAGCTTCAGAACCTCGCTGCGGGCGGCGCGACGGGCGGCACGAACTTCAGCAACAACCCGGGCCTCGAGGACAGCAACGACAACAGCGCCGTCGCGCCGTTGCTGATGACGAGCGTCGATTCACTGCTCGACGTGCCCGGCTTCTCGCACGACATCGTCGAGCGGCTGCGGCCATTCGTGACCGTGCTGCCCACCATGACGCCCGTGAACATGAACACCGCGCCCGCCGAGGTGATTGCGGCCGTGGTGCCGGGCATGAACCTGTCGAGCGCACAGGCGTTCGTGGCGCGCCGGCAGACCGTGTTTTTTCACAACGTCGGCGACGTGCAGCTCGCGCTGCGCGGCGCGGGCGTAGAGCAGACGGCCGTGGACCCCAACCAGTTCGACGTGAACACGAGTTATTTTCTGGTACATGGCCGCGTGCAGCATCAGCGGGCCGAGCTGGACCGCACGACGCTGATCTGGCGCGATCCGCTCACGCACACGACGCGCATTGTCTGGATACGAGACCAACTGTGA